The following are encoded together in the Leuconostoc mesenteroides subsp. mesenteroides ATCC 8293 genome:
- the pyk gene encoding pyruvate kinase yields the protein MKKTKIVSTLGPSSSDVETIVKLIQAGANVFRFNFSHGDHEEHLGRMNAVHEAEKITGKTVGILLDTKGAEIRTTKQADGKIEFHTGDTLRIAMDENLEGTKEKIAVTYAGLFDDVKEGGQVLFDDGLLGTTVIEKDSATRELVVRVDNDGILGSRKGVNAPGVSINLPGITEKDADDIRFGLDHEINYIAASFVRKPEDVLEIRGLLKEKNMEHVQIIPKIESQEGIDNLDAILEVSDALMVPRGDMGVEIPAENVPLVQKDMIRKMNKAGLPVITATQMLDSMEENPRPTRAEASDVANAVFDGTDATMLSGESANGDYPVESVATMAAIDEKAETSLRENGRHEDIFFDETDSTEAVAASVARIARNVNAKAVVVSTNSGYTARMVSKHRPDVNILAVTYSERVQRGLTLNYGVVPVVYDAPKTIDEMVDLAKKAVKDQGLANSGDTIVIAAGVPMSQSGTTNMLTVQTV from the coding sequence ATGAAAAAGACGAAAATCGTCTCAACACTTGGTCCGTCATCATCTGATGTCGAAACAATCGTAAAGTTAATCCAAGCGGGCGCCAACGTATTCCGTTTTAACTTTTCACACGGTGATCACGAAGAACATTTGGGTCGTATGAATGCTGTTCACGAAGCCGAAAAGATTACTGGTAAGACAGTTGGTATTTTGTTGGACACTAAGGGTGCTGAAATCCGTACAACAAAGCAAGCTGACGGCAAGATCGAATTCCATACAGGTGACACATTGCGTATTGCAATGGATGAAAACCTTGAAGGAACGAAAGAAAAAATCGCCGTTACATACGCTGGTTTGTTCGATGATGTTAAAGAAGGTGGACAAGTCTTGTTTGATGATGGGTTGCTTGGTACAACTGTTATCGAAAAAGATTCAGCCACTCGCGAATTAGTTGTTCGCGTTGATAATGATGGTATTTTGGGATCACGTAAGGGTGTTAACGCACCTGGTGTTTCAATTAACTTGCCAGGTATTACTGAAAAAGATGCTGATGACATCCGTTTTGGTTTGGATCACGAAATCAACTATATTGCTGCTTCATTCGTTCGTAAGCCTGAAGATGTGCTTGAAATTCGTGGACTATTGAAGGAAAAGAACATGGAACATGTTCAAATTATTCCTAAGATTGAATCACAAGAAGGTATTGACAACCTTGATGCAATTTTGGAAGTTTCAGATGCCTTGATGGTACCACGTGGTGACATGGGTGTTGAAATTCCTGCTGAAAACGTGCCTTTGGTTCAAAAAGACATGATTCGCAAGATGAACAAGGCAGGTTTACCTGTTATTACTGCTACACAAATGCTTGACTCAATGGAAGAAAACCCACGTCCTACGCGTGCCGAAGCTTCCGATGTTGCCAACGCTGTGTTTGATGGTACTGATGCAACAATGTTATCAGGTGAATCAGCTAACGGAGACTATCCAGTTGAATCTGTTGCCACAATGGCTGCTATCGACGAAAAAGCTGAAACTTCATTGCGCGAAAACGGTCGTCATGAGGATATTTTCTTCGATGAGACTGATTCAACGGAAGCTGTTGCAGCATCTGTTGCTCGTATCGCACGCAATGTGAACGCTAAGGCTGTTGTTGTATCAACTAACTCTGGTTACACTGCACGTATGGTTTCAAAGCACCGTCCTGATGTTAACATTTTGGCCGTTACTTATTCAGAACGCGTACAACGTGGTTTGACATTGAACTATGGTGTTGTTCCAGTAGTTTATGATGCACCAAAGACTATTGACGAAATGGTTGACTTAGCTAAGAAGGCCGTAAAAGACCAAGGATTGGCTAATTCAGGTGATACTATTGTTATTGCAGCAGGTGTACCAATGTCACAATCAGGTACAACAAACATGTTGACTGTTCAAACAGTATAA
- a CDS encoding PhoH family protein, with protein MTAQVQQIFTFENVEQQTKLLGVNDNFLQLIEEGLTVRLHARGDQMTISGDEDKVPLAKAVLRELTRLIKHQINISDTDVVSAITMAQRGTLEYFGDLYSEVLIRDNKGRSVHVKNLGQRQYVQSIRKNDVTFGIGPAGTGKTFLAVVMAISALKRGDVERIIITRPAVEAGESLGFLPGDLKEKVDPYMRPIYDAMNALIGAEQTQRLMERGVVEIAPLAYMRGRTLDDAFIILDEAQNTTNQQMKMFLTRFGFGSKMIINGDISQIDLPYGAKSGLISVQRILKDVNHVSFIHFGSADVVRHPVVGLIVGAYEAAEKKLAELKKEQIN; from the coding sequence TTGACAGCACAAGTTCAGCAAATTTTTACATTTGAAAATGTGGAGCAACAGACTAAGTTGCTTGGCGTTAATGATAATTTTTTACAGTTAATCGAAGAAGGACTAACTGTGCGACTTCATGCTCGTGGTGACCAAATGACCATCTCAGGTGATGAGGATAAAGTGCCATTAGCTAAAGCTGTACTACGCGAATTAACTAGATTAATTAAGCATCAAATTAATATATCCGATACTGACGTTGTGAGTGCAATAACAATGGCACAGCGTGGAACATTGGAATATTTTGGTGACCTATACTCTGAAGTACTAATTCGTGATAATAAAGGGCGTTCCGTTCACGTTAAAAATTTAGGTCAACGCCAGTACGTCCAATCAATTCGTAAAAATGATGTCACGTTCGGCATCGGACCGGCTGGAACAGGAAAGACTTTTTTAGCAGTTGTTATGGCAATATCAGCCTTGAAGCGTGGTGACGTCGAAAGAATTATTATCACACGTCCTGCTGTTGAAGCAGGTGAGTCACTAGGATTTCTTCCAGGTGATCTGAAAGAAAAAGTAGATCCATATATGCGTCCTATTTACGATGCTATGAATGCATTAATTGGCGCGGAACAGACCCAGCGGTTAATGGAGCGTGGTGTGGTCGAAATTGCGCCACTGGCCTATATGCGTGGTCGAACATTGGATGATGCATTTATTATTCTAGATGAAGCACAAAATACAACGAATCAACAAATGAAAATGTTCCTAACGCGTTTTGGATTTGGCTCAAAAATGATTATTAATGGGGACATCTCTCAAATCGATTTACCATATGGTGCAAAATCCGGGCTCATTTCGGTCCAACGTATTTTGAAAGACGTGAATCATGTATCGTTTATTCATTTTGGTAGTGCCGATGTGGTTCGTCATCCGGTTGTCGGTCTAATAGTTGGTGCCTATGAAGCAGCTGAGAAAAAATTAGCCGAATTAAAAAAGGAGCAAATTAACTAA
- the pepT gene encoding peptidase T, which produces MTKYPELTERFLKYVKVDTQSDENSETVPSSPKEVAFLADLAEELKAIGLENVRTMKDGYVFAELSSNIDDSAVPTIGFIAHVDTADFNGANINPQIIENYDGQSSIKLGNSGYELTTNEFPSLKKYARHTLITTDGTTLLGADDKAGDAEIITAAQYLIAHPEIKHGDLRFAFGPDEEIGIGADHFDVETFGADFAYTMDGGPLGELEWETFNAASAVITIQGRNVHPGTAKDTMVNAIQLAFDFHEQLPVHDRPENTEGTEGFWHLLAVDGNPEEATLRYIVRDHDRNIFEERKQRLLDIADAFNQKLGEKRIKVVLKDQYYNMGEILKDDMRSVNLAEKAMNNLEIKPIIEPVRGGTDGSKITFLGLPTPNIFAGGENMHGRFEYVSTTVMEQATDVILEIVKLAQEK; this is translated from the coding sequence ATGACAAAGTATCCTGAATTGACAGAACGTTTTTTGAAGTATGTAAAGGTAGATACACAATCTGATGAGAACTCAGAAACAGTGCCGTCATCACCTAAAGAGGTCGCTTTTTTGGCAGATTTAGCTGAGGAGTTAAAAGCTATTGGTCTTGAAAATGTACGCACCATGAAGGATGGTTATGTATTTGCGGAATTATCAAGCAATATTGATGACAGTGCTGTGCCTACAATTGGCTTTATTGCACACGTTGATACTGCAGATTTTAATGGAGCGAACATTAACCCACAAATTATTGAAAATTACGACGGCCAATCGTCAATTAAGTTGGGAAATAGTGGTTACGAATTGACAACTAACGAATTTCCTAGCTTAAAAAAATATGCGAGACATACTCTAATTACAACTGATGGCACAACACTATTAGGTGCTGATGATAAAGCTGGAGATGCTGAAATCATTACGGCAGCTCAGTATTTAATTGCACATCCAGAGATCAAGCATGGTGATTTGCGATTTGCTTTTGGACCAGATGAAGAGATTGGTATTGGTGCCGATCATTTTGATGTTGAAACATTTGGTGCTGACTTCGCTTATACAATGGATGGCGGACCGTTAGGCGAGCTTGAATGGGAGACATTTAATGCTGCGAGCGCCGTTATCACAATTCAGGGACGAAATGTTCATCCAGGAACTGCAAAAGATACAATGGTTAATGCCATTCAACTAGCATTTGATTTCCATGAACAACTTCCAGTCCATGATCGGCCAGAAAATACTGAAGGAACAGAAGGATTTTGGCATCTTCTAGCAGTTGACGGTAATCCTGAAGAAGCAACCCTGCGATATATTGTTCGTGATCATGATCGAAATATATTTGAAGAACGTAAGCAAAGATTATTAGATATTGCCGATGCCTTTAATCAGAAATTAGGGGAAAAGCGTATTAAAGTTGTATTGAAAGATCAATACTATAATATGGGTGAAATCTTGAAAGATGATATGCGTTCAGTTAATTTGGCTGAAAAAGCGATGAATAACTTAGAGATTAAACCAATTATTGAGCCTGTCCGTGGCGGTACCGATGGTTCAAAAATAACTTTCCTAGGGCTACCAACACCAAATATTTTTGCCGGTGGCGAAAATATGCATGGCCGTTTTGAATATGTTTCTACAACTGTTATGGAACAGGCAACAGACGTCATTTTAGAAATTGTAAAACTTGCACAAGAAAAATAA
- a CDS encoding Nif3-like dinuclear metal center hexameric protein: MIAQELIDKIELFAPKQLAEEGDPTGLQIGDPKQPVHRVMTALDVRPEVVQEAIDNQVNFIWAHHEVMFFPAKNLDLSQPQNRMYADLIQHHIVVYASHTNMDSAQGGMNDWLAEALGIQDVVPLVPNVDKKTGLGRIGQLEQPISVQEYAVKIRDLFHVQAVRVIAKDVTKPIQKIAVLGGDGGRWWRVAQQAGADAYVTADVYYHVGHDILASNFIVIDPDHHMEAIANEKMVDKVKEWFGDTVDVVATKINTDPYKYI; this comes from the coding sequence GTGATTGCACAAGAGTTAATTGACAAGATTGAACTTTTTGCGCCGAAACAATTAGCTGAGGAGGGTGACCCCACGGGACTGCAAATTGGTGATCCTAAACAGCCTGTACATCGAGTAATGACAGCCCTTGATGTTCGTCCAGAAGTGGTTCAAGAAGCAATTGATAATCAGGTCAATTTTATATGGGCACACCATGAGGTCATGTTCTTCCCGGCGAAAAATCTAGACTTATCACAGCCTCAAAATCGAATGTATGCAGATTTGATTCAACACCATATCGTTGTTTATGCTTCACATACTAATATGGACAGTGCACAAGGTGGCATGAATGATTGGTTGGCCGAGGCACTTGGTATTCAAGATGTAGTGCCTTTAGTACCAAATGTAGATAAGAAAACTGGTCTTGGCAGGATCGGACAATTAGAGCAACCAATTTCTGTACAAGAATACGCTGTGAAAATTCGTGATTTGTTTCATGTTCAAGCAGTGCGTGTTATTGCTAAAGATGTGACAAAGCCAATTCAAAAGATCGCTGTGCTAGGTGGAGATGGTGGCCGTTGGTGGCGGGTTGCGCAACAAGCAGGAGCTGATGCCTACGTCACAGCCGATGTCTACTATCACGTTGGGCATGACATCTTGGCTTCAAATTTTATTGTGATTGATCCTGATCATCATATGGAAGCTATTGCTAACGAAAAAATGGTTGATAAGGTCAAAGAATGGTTTGGTGACACTGTTGATGTAGTTGCTACAAAAATCAATACAGATCCATACAAATATATTTAG
- a CDS encoding DNA polymerase III subunit alpha has translation MYAPLQILSSYSLLKNPNTIEQIVQTAKTRGYEAIALADVNVMYGAIDWFRQTKKHGIKPLFGLTLMVNGLVNTATLFPVVLLAENQVGYQNLMWLSSAKMTSQGDFQWETMVKHLDGINIVFPTDSELVQLISSGYEEVNNYWHQLLTLVDERHSFIGINSQMAPQIQERLAQFSERTGGHMIALDDIDYLNSDDAFTTQVLKAIDANVKLDDIKILAQQQGSHILRDLAVVQQEYQGTEILKTAYINNELLVSKSNVSIEFKDTALPPFETPSGVTNAQFLETIAVSGLKKRLQGHNVSLNLYEERLQHELKTIEVLGFSDYFLIVWDIVNFAHKNHIQTGPGRGSVAGSLVAYSLQITDVDPLQFNLLFERFLNDERVQMPDIDIDWPPSKREELFTYLHQKYGKRNFGQIITFGTLASKQALRDVGRVFGLPTPTLSKLSASIPEGKNGRKVSIDDALKAPQLQNALRDIDNGRLLLQTALKIEGLPKNYSTHAAGIVLSANPLVQTLPVQSGTEGRLLTQFEKDPVEQLGLLKIDILGLQNLAILSQALYYAQKELPEGFDITKIALDDAKTLALFAKGDTNGVFQFESAGIKNVLRKLKPATFEHIVAVNALYRPGPAQNIDKFIARRHGKEAVTIPDPSLKSILAPTFGIIVYQEQVMLVAESYAGFTLGEADVLRSAMSKKKVDKMQKLHEQFIKGALKNGHDQEQAELIFSYIDEFANYGFNRSHAVAYSKLAFELAYLKAHYPVAFFTALLNANLGEQKKVQQYVSEAKIRGIVVLAPDVNKSYKFWTSIENQLQMGLNNIRGVRTDFVTGVLEERQNNGSFQTIQSFVRRLPDKMRKREVLEQLVYAGALDSFGYNRRELIENIASLIEGASFGNLILEETKIKKYDDFALSDRLKKEKEVIGVNLSGHPLDTYVDFILENGFSQIGNVVQPSQVEKIIAIVDSIRQIRTKKGDDMAFVKVSDTTGEISVTIFPQLFKKISNFLKPGTILSIAGKSERDMRNEIAIVANHINLAPEPQRVQSIQGTWFLQLDEKHDTPERREEISQIMKKHHGHNPVVIHWQKDGKNQKLDQEFWMTSETVIMRELAALLGSENIIFKQTY, from the coding sequence ATGTACGCACCGCTTCAAATTTTAAGCAGTTATAGCTTATTAAAAAATCCAAATACAATTGAACAAATTGTCCAAACGGCAAAGACTCGTGGTTATGAAGCCATTGCACTGGCTGATGTTAATGTAATGTACGGGGCGATAGACTGGTTTCGACAAACAAAAAAGCATGGGATTAAACCTTTATTTGGCTTGACATTAATGGTCAACGGACTTGTGAATACTGCCACGCTATTTCCAGTCGTACTATTAGCTGAGAATCAAGTAGGCTACCAAAATCTAATGTGGCTATCATCAGCCAAGATGACTAGTCAAGGAGATTTTCAGTGGGAAACAATGGTTAAACACTTAGACGGTATAAACATTGTTTTTCCAACTGACAGTGAGCTCGTTCAGCTCATCTCTTCAGGGTATGAGGAAGTTAATAATTATTGGCACCAACTCCTCACCCTTGTTGACGAGCGCCATTCTTTTATTGGTATTAATTCGCAAATGGCACCGCAGATACAAGAGAGGTTAGCACAATTTAGCGAACGTACTGGTGGTCATATGATTGCTTTAGATGATATTGATTATCTTAACTCAGATGATGCTTTCACCACTCAAGTTTTAAAAGCAATTGATGCAAATGTTAAATTGGACGATATTAAAATTTTGGCTCAACAACAAGGCTCACATATTTTAAGAGATTTAGCTGTCGTTCAGCAAGAATACCAAGGTACAGAAATACTAAAGACAGCCTATATTAATAACGAATTATTGGTATCAAAAAGCAATGTCAGCATTGAATTTAAAGATACAGCTTTACCACCCTTTGAAACACCATCTGGCGTGACCAACGCACAGTTTTTAGAAACGATTGCTGTCAGTGGATTAAAAAAACGATTGCAAGGGCATAATGTGAGTTTGAACTTGTACGAAGAAAGATTGCAGCACGAATTAAAAACCATTGAAGTGTTAGGATTTAGCGATTACTTCCTGATTGTTTGGGACATTGTTAACTTCGCACATAAAAATCACATTCAAACTGGACCAGGACGTGGCTCTGTCGCTGGATCTTTGGTTGCGTACAGTTTACAAATTACCGATGTAGATCCTTTGCAATTTAACTTGCTATTTGAACGTTTTCTAAATGATGAGCGAGTGCAAATGCCTGATATTGATATTGATTGGCCACCAAGCAAACGTGAAGAACTATTCACCTACCTTCATCAAAAGTACGGGAAAAGAAATTTTGGTCAAATTATTACATTTGGTACTTTAGCTTCTAAACAAGCTCTACGCGATGTTGGTAGGGTGTTTGGATTACCAACCCCGACATTGAGCAAGTTGAGTGCTAGTATACCTGAAGGAAAAAATGGACGTAAGGTGTCCATTGATGATGCGCTTAAAGCACCACAATTACAGAATGCCCTTCGTGATATTGATAATGGTAGATTGTTATTACAAACGGCGTTGAAAATTGAAGGCTTACCAAAAAATTACTCTACACATGCGGCAGGAATTGTACTTAGTGCGAATCCTTTGGTACAAACATTGCCTGTGCAATCTGGTACGGAGGGACGCTTATTAACACAATTTGAAAAAGATCCGGTTGAACAATTAGGGTTACTTAAAATTGATATTCTAGGACTACAAAATTTAGCCATTTTAAGCCAGGCACTCTATTATGCTCAAAAAGAGCTACCAGAAGGGTTTGATATTACCAAAATTGCTTTAGATGATGCCAAAACCTTAGCATTATTTGCTAAAGGCGACACAAATGGGGTTTTCCAATTTGAATCTGCAGGCATTAAAAATGTGTTGCGAAAGCTGAAGCCAGCCACCTTTGAACATATTGTGGCTGTTAACGCGCTTTATCGTCCTGGTCCTGCACAAAATATTGATAAGTTTATCGCTCGACGCCATGGTAAAGAAGCAGTGACGATCCCAGACCCTAGTTTGAAATCTATTTTGGCGCCCACTTTTGGTATTATTGTATATCAAGAGCAAGTTATGCTAGTTGCGGAATCATATGCTGGATTCACGCTAGGTGAGGCGGATGTTTTACGAAGTGCCATGTCGAAGAAAAAAGTCGACAAAATGCAGAAATTGCATGAACAATTTATTAAAGGCGCTTTAAAAAATGGGCATGATCAAGAACAAGCAGAACTTATTTTTTCTTATATTGATGAATTCGCTAATTATGGTTTTAATCGTTCTCACGCAGTTGCTTATAGTAAATTGGCTTTTGAACTGGCCTATCTAAAGGCACATTATCCAGTTGCTTTTTTTACAGCTCTATTAAATGCAAATCTGGGTGAACAGAAAAAAGTGCAACAATATGTTTCTGAAGCCAAAATACGCGGAATTGTAGTATTAGCGCCAGATGTCAACAAGTCATATAAGTTTTGGACATCTATCGAAAACCAATTACAAATGGGTTTGAATAATATCCGTGGTGTTCGTACAGACTTTGTGACTGGTGTATTGGAAGAGCGCCAGAATAATGGTTCATTTCAAACAATCCAGTCCTTTGTAAGACGTTTGCCAGATAAAATGCGTAAACGAGAAGTGTTAGAGCAGTTAGTATATGCTGGTGCACTTGATTCGTTTGGCTATAATCGACGCGAACTAATCGAAAATATAGCGAGTTTGATTGAAGGTGCAAGCTTTGGTAACTTAATTTTGGAAGAAACGAAAATTAAGAAGTATGATGATTTTGCTTTGTCTGATCGTCTGAAAAAAGAAAAAGAAGTCATTGGCGTAAATTTATCAGGTCATCCTTTAGATACATATGTTGATTTCATTTTGGAAAATGGTTTTAGTCAAATAGGAAATGTCGTACAGCCCAGTCAGGTTGAAAAAATAATCGCAATTGTCGACAGTATTCGCCAGATCCGCACTAAAAAAGGGGATGACATGGCTTTCGTGAAAGTCTCTGATACCACTGGAGAAATTAGTGTAACTATATTCCCACAACTATTTAAAAAAATAAGCAATTTTCTAAAGCCCGGAACAATATTGAGTATTGCTGGTAAATCAGAGCGTGATATGCGGAATGAAATCGCTATTGTGGCTAATCATATTAATTTAGCGCCAGAACCCCAGCGCGTTCAATCTATTCAAGGGACCTGGTTTCTTCAGCTTGACGAAAAGCATGACACACCGGAAAGACGTGAGGAAATCAGCCAAATCATGAAAAAACATCATGGCCATAATCCAGTGGTGATTCACTGGCAAAAAGATGGTAAAAATCAAAAACTTGATCAAGAATTTTGGATGACTAGTGAAACCGTTATCATGCGCGAATTAGCAGCTTTACTAGGCAGTGAGAATATTATTTTTAAACAAACTTACTAA
- a CDS encoding ammonium transporter, which yields MNSGDLAWVLVSAALVWVMTPGLALFYGGLGERRNLLHTMFIPVMIIGIASLVWFVVGYTLSFGGSGNVIGNFKHLFLTNVSFTHSTKDLTIPDGAFALFQGMFPIITAAIITGSVIGRVRIKALLVFIALWLIFIYSPLAHMVWGGGFLAQLGAIDFAGGTVVHISSGVTGLVLALMIGHRHIDKHIPVRPSYVLIGGALLWVGWFGFNSGSALAANGTAVLALVNTWLASAAAVLTWGLVEYKYHGRATLSGITSGGVAGLVAITPAAGFVAPWAAVVMGLLAGFIGFAGITFVKNSFGYDDTLDAFGIHGIGGAVGAILTGVFADKSVGGVAGLINGNISLVGKQLVAILFTIAFAAIGTYVLAKITELIAAPLRLTADEEAEGYDAIMHDLTVE from the coding sequence ATGAACAGTGGTGATTTAGCATGGGTTTTAGTTTCAGCTGCATTAGTCTGGGTAATGACACCTGGATTAGCCTTGTTCTACGGTGGCTTAGGTGAGCGTAGAAACTTGTTACACACGATGTTTATTCCAGTTATGATTATTGGAATTGCTTCGTTAGTATGGTTTGTTGTTGGATATACGTTATCATTTGGTGGTAGTGGAAATGTGATTGGTAATTTTAAACATTTGTTCTTAACGAATGTTTCATTCACGCATTCTACTAAAGATTTAACAATTCCTGACGGTGCATTTGCCCTGTTCCAAGGTATGTTTCCGATAATAACAGCCGCAATTATTACTGGATCCGTCATTGGTCGAGTTAGAATTAAAGCATTGCTCGTATTTATTGCACTTTGGTTGATTTTCATTTACTCACCGTTAGCGCACATGGTTTGGGGCGGTGGCTTCTTGGCTCAGTTAGGCGCAATTGATTTTGCTGGTGGAACTGTTGTTCATATTTCTAGTGGTGTAACTGGATTGGTGCTGGCTTTGATGATTGGACATCGTCATATTGACAAGCACATACCTGTACGACCTTCTTATGTTTTGATTGGTGGCGCTTTGTTATGGGTTGGATGGTTTGGTTTCAACTCTGGATCAGCTCTTGCAGCAAATGGCACAGCTGTTCTAGCATTAGTTAACACATGGTTAGCATCAGCGGCAGCTGTATTGACTTGGGGTCTTGTTGAATATAAGTATCATGGACGTGCTACATTATCCGGTATTACTAGTGGTGGTGTTGCTGGTCTAGTTGCTATTACGCCTGCTGCTGGTTTTGTGGCACCATGGGCAGCTGTAGTGATGGGACTCTTAGCTGGTTTTATAGGCTTTGCTGGTATCACATTTGTTAAAAATAGTTTTGGATATGATGATACATTAGATGCTTTTGGTATTCATGGTATTGGCGGCGCCGTGGGTGCAATATTGACAGGTGTATTTGCTGATAAAAGTGTTGGCGGTGTTGCTGGTCTAATCAACGGGAATATATCATTGGTTGGTAAGCAGTTAGTCGCAATTTTATTTACTATCGCATTTGCTGCGATTGGCACATATGTTTTAGCTAAAATAACAGAACTCATTGCTGCACCACTGCGTTTGACAGCTGATGAAGAAGCTGAAGGTTATGACGCAATTATGCATGATTTGACTGTGGAATAA
- a CDS encoding YjzD family protein yields MKYIMVAIWSAIFGEILGYIVSQLNSGTYDFVTVAVIAVIVGEVALVAIPAISGSAAPKEVASEE; encoded by the coding sequence ATGAAATACATTATGGTAGCAATTTGGTCGGCAATATTTGGTGAGATTTTGGGTTATATTGTATCCCAATTGAATTCTGGTACTTATGATTTTGTTACTGTTGCTGTCATTGCTGTCATTGTTGGTGAAGTTGCGCTAGTTGCAATTCCAGCAATTTCAGGATCAGCTGCACCAAAAGAAGTTGCGTCTGAAGAATAA
- the ybeY gene encoding rRNA maturation RNase YbeY: protein MDLAIIDQTKAGVNQYHQDLVRCVLDYAGKYLELPDNTEMSVTFMNNEEIHQYNKKYRGIDKPTDVISFAIEEDGDDLPVLPDELMDAELAKNIGDILVSVDIINSQAEYLGHSYERELGFLVVHGFLHLNGYDHMLGDAEEKEMFDLQREILDNYGLKR, encoded by the coding sequence ATGGATTTGGCTATTATTGACCAAACAAAAGCTGGTGTTAATCAATATCATCAGGATCTGGTTCGTTGTGTACTAGATTATGCTGGCAAATATTTGGAATTGCCAGATAATACAGAAATGTCTGTAACATTTATGAACAATGAAGAAATTCATCAATACAATAAAAAATATCGTGGTATAGACAAACCCACTGACGTCATTAGTTTCGCAATTGAGGAAGACGGTGATGATCTTCCGGTTTTACCAGACGAATTGATGGATGCCGAGTTAGCGAAAAATATTGGTGATATCCTGGTTTCTGTGGATATTATTAATTCTCAGGCAGAGTACTTGGGGCATAGCTATGAACGTGAGTTAGGCTTCCTAGTGGTGCATGGCTTCTTACATTTGAATGGATATGATCATATGTTAGGCGATGCAGAAGAAAAAGAAATGTTTGATTTACAACGAGAGATTTTAGATAATTATGGCCTCAAAAGATAA
- a CDS encoding tRNA (adenine(22)-N(1))-methyltransferase, which yields MDSIHLSPRLAAVASFVPKGARLADIGSDHAYLPANLLINNKISFAIAGEVAKGPYENAQHEIVRRALTTQLEARLANGLAAIKDEDHIDTVTIAGMGGVLITDILEAGFSRAKRFETLILQPNTDEHIVRTWLNNHQYKINDEVIEQEDNHFYEIMIATKGTQSLSSLDKKFGPVLRKRKTSVFVAKWQKELDRIDTIFENLEFAGKADSPIYQDWKKKYQQIQEVIK from the coding sequence ATGGACAGTATTCATCTTTCACCACGGCTTGCAGCTGTGGCTTCATTTGTACCCAAAGGCGCAAGGTTAGCCGATATTGGCTCTGATCACGCCTATTTACCTGCTAATCTATTAATCAATAACAAAATATCGTTTGCGATTGCTGGTGAGGTTGCTAAAGGACCTTACGAAAATGCGCAGCACGAAATTGTTCGAAGAGCGTTAACCACACAACTTGAGGCGAGATTGGCGAATGGATTAGCGGCAATTAAAGATGAGGATCATATTGACACGGTCACAATCGCTGGTATGGGTGGTGTCTTAATTACAGATATATTAGAAGCGGGATTTTCAAGAGCAAAACGTTTTGAAACGCTTATACTACAACCTAATACTGATGAGCACATTGTGCGAACGTGGCTAAACAATCATCAGTATAAAATTAACGACGAGGTTATTGAACAAGAGGATAACCACTTTTATGAAATTATGATTGCAACAAAGGGCACCCAAAGTTTATCAAGCCTCGATAAAAAATTTGGTCCTGTCTTGCGAAAGAGAAAAACGTCAGTTTTTGTTGCTAAATGGCAGAAAGAATTGGATCGTATCGACACAATTTTTGAAAATCTTGAATTTGCTGGAAAAGCTGATTCACCCATTTATCAAGATTGGAAAAAAAAATATCAGCAAATTCAGGAGGTTATCAAGTGA